GCATCAAAGATTTTTCTCGAGGTGAACTCATCTTCCTTGATTTAGTTGTTTGCTTCAGATACGAACAGATCAATGTCCAACATAGATAACAGGAATTCCCTAGGACTGCTAAAATTGACATGATATAGACCATGAAAAATATGAAGGTGAACTGCAATGAAAAACATACTTTCCCCATTAGCATGCAGCAACTTTTATTTCCGAACCAAAAGATTTTGCTTTTAATCCTCAATTTAGTCCTTCCAGCTTGAGAAATTCAGCCATGCAGAGTGGTATTGAGCTGACAATGTCATCTGTTTGGACAGGAAAATCATGTTGAGGCACCTGAAGAACTCCCAAAGAAAACAAAGCTATTCTTTGCACATGCAGCAGACAGCTGGACTGCTGACTTTTATGCAAAAGTCAATGACAATGTCTTTGTAAACCTAGGTATGTACAGTGATAAGCAAGCACTATAAGCGAACTACTACGACTCCCCAAAGAATTTTGCCAGAACATATGGGTATTTTACTGCAAATACTTGCTTTTGGCATCTCCCGACAAGTTAATATAAGCTTCACTAACATGCGGCTATGCTGCAGATTCGTTGGGAAATACACTTGCGTCATATTCGAGTGTCCCTCGTGTATATATTGGGTGCATGAAATCAGGCGAAGTTTTCTCTGAACAGTGAGTGTCATTGAACAACTCCACTTATTGATAATATTCATCTGAACTGAAATAGTTGCATAGAAGTGCTTGAGGTTATCCTTTATGAATATGATCACTCTTTACTTGATTTTGACAGGGGCCACAAATGGTATGAACCAGATTGGTGGAAATTTGGAGATGGGAAAACGTAAGTCCTTGGTGCCTTTAAGAAAGTGCATTTACCTGTCTCTGTGTTGCACAAGTTTTAATTTACTCTCCGTGCCCCTTAGTCCATATAAGAGGAAGGCTCAGTATAACTGAAAGAGGAGCGATGCCTTTTTTGTTTGTTAAAACTTCTCTTGCTCTGTTGGAGCTAGACTGCAGATATTGACCTTTTCAGTTACCTGAATTTTCTTGGGGAGGCCAAAATTTTCAAATCACATTTGCGTCATTTCACAATTAGCATAGTTACCAGTTACCTGTTCTTTACAGAGTTAATTAAGTGTATCTTCTCCAAATTTGGAGATTCTCATGACAGCTTTGGAAGCCGTCTTTCCTCAAAAACCCAAAAAATAATTAGAAAGGGGGTTTTACCATTTGCTTAAATCGTAGCTTCAGGAGCTTAATCATGGTATTTCCTGGAAACTGAAGCCAACTTTCGTAATTACTATGATGCACACCCAAGTTTTTTCCCTTCTATATACCAATATACCTCCGTCTGCTTCAAATTCTGCTAGTCTATTCGGTTTTGTTGGAATACATGTTATTTATCTGTTATGAAAAGATTACCAAAATGGCAAATTTCTTTTGTTGCTTCTTTCTTTTAGGTACTTTCGTCATGCTTCTACAGAGCTGTTTGTAATATCCCAAGCAATGGCTAGATACATTTCAATAAATAGGTGAGTTCTCATTCCCTTGCATTCAGCATATGAAATGTGGATGGCCGTTCAACAAATAGTAAACCCTGGTTTGACTTGCAGATCCCTACTCCGTACTTATGCACATGATGATGTCAGTGTGGGATCCTGGTTTATTGGTGCCGATGTCAAACATGTAGATGACAGGAAGTTTTGCTGCTCGTCTTGGTCATCAGGTCTCTTTATACTTCTTTCTTTATACCAGCAACCTTCTTGGACAGATTAAACCATGATCTAATGAAGTATCCTACTTTTTAGTTAACTGACTGTTGATATATGAGTTTGCTGGACCACGGGAATTGAAATGAAGTGCTTTTCCTGGACCAAGTCGCTGGACCTGATGTAACCTGTGATGTGTTTTGCAGGAGCCATTTGTTCGGGAGTGTGATTTAACTTGACTGAAAGGTCCAAGAGATATTTAGAGTGGCATGCTTGTTGATTTCCTTGCTTCGCAATTGCTAGCATTGTTTCATGGCAGTTAGGTTTTGGTAACGCATCTCTGTCAGGGGTTCTTCTGAAGTTCATTCCTTAATCAAAAAACATATGTAGATTGCGGAGCTGCCAGAATTGTGAGGATTCTTTTCTGACGTAAGTAACCCATAATACATCTGATGTATGTGTATCCATTCTTTAGGAATTCGGGGTATTTAACCCCAACCCCTGGGCTTGTCAGGGTCAGACACTAATTTTACCATATTAAGATATATTCATTGCTTATTCTTTGAGTAGCGAAGGTGGAATACTGGATACTTGAATACATCTGTGAATTTTAGGATAATGTACTTTCTATGGTGACGAGTTTATGTAGATAAAATTCTGTAAACGAAAATGACCTTTTATATGTATTATCTTTTTCACTATTAGTTGCTTGTATCTGAACCGTCAACCAGCTTATAAATCTGTGCGTGTGTAGCTTATAGTCAGTTTGGAGGATCGACAGCATGTCCATGGTAAGCGAGCTAGCACAATTTGCTAACAAATCAAAGTCATCCACAGTCCACATTCACCTTATATTAAAGTTTTGTTTTGCTAAACTTGACGAGTACTATTAATATTTCAGAACCTCTAAATAAAGTAGAAGAAGTTTACTTTTAAGAAATGTGAACTGTCATACAAACCATTTTACTCTAATGATATCAGAAGTTCAAGTGATTTACTTTTTGCAAACTAAACGAACATGTTACTTAATAGGTTAAAGCGAAAGTAATGAGATAGTTTAAGTTCATTTAAGAAAAAAACCCTTAAATTGCATGCTCATGTATTATTATAattaataaaatatattttttaaaaacccTTAAATTCCATAATGATGTGACAAATGTTTGTTTGATGAAACACACTTCAAAGCTAGCAACAGTTGTTGGTGATAACCATGATGAGGTGGAAGTTGTGGTGGTTTGTAGTTGATGTAGATATCAAGCGGGAGTAGTTGTGCAATAGTGGCTGATAATGGTTGACGATGAAGGTGATTGATGTTGGTGATTGACTGTAGAAGTTGGTATGAAATAGGTGGCTAGCGGTAGAAATAGTTAGTGGGGATAGCTAGTGGTTAGCGGTAATTGTGAAATAGAGGTTGGTGGTAGAGGTTTGACAAAGGAACTCATATTAATAGCTAAAGTAACAAATACTCGCATTTTAGCaataattaagaagaagaagCGGAGAAGGATCAAACATACTTTTGTTTAAAATTTGTCAATATTAatataaaattaaatattttggAAAAATTGAATATAACTTATATAGTAGCTAAAATCTGGCCACCAGATTGATAAGGGAAAATTACAACCAAGTATCATCCGGTCATCTAGTTTACAAATATGTACACAGTGTGTAGATAATGTATGATTTATAGatacctatacatataatatacatacatatacacatgatatacacacctatacacaatatatacagtCAAAATGTATAGGCAGCGTATATTTCGatcatgtttggtaaactagTTGGCCGAACGGTATATTTATGTAAGATCCCCTTAAAATTTTACGATATTGTATCAAATTTTTGCACGGACTAGTCTTTACTTTTTGCCCCTCATATAtacggtctttaatttttgtccctgctGCTTACTTAATGAAAATATCCAGATTTGCTTCGCTCGGCATGAGTTCTATAATATTTTTATCTACGGAAATTGAATTTTTGCTTGGCTCGGCACAATTATGTAGGATTAAGTTATGCGGCATAAGTTGTGTAatatttttcagattatgttgagtGATGAAAATTTTATCTTTACCGGCATAACTTATGTGGATGCTATGAAAAAGTATGCGTAAGCAAAATGTAAATTTTGTTGAGCGAAATCCAAACTTATACCCTTTTTTCAAATTATGTTGAGTGTTAAAAGTTTTGCCTTGTTTGGCATAACTTGTGAGATCTTATGATACACATACCGAAACTAAACATAAACTTTGCCGAGCGAAATCTAAATTATGCCGCGCCAACAATgctgaagggtaaaaattaaacaCCAAAAAATTGAAGGGCAATAAATGGGAAACTTACAAGAATAACTACCTTTTAAGGATTGTTAATAATTAGCAGCtaccttttatcaatttacaattcgtagctagtTTATGGCAAATTCGCTATATTTgagtgtatttgaatacactgttcaATTGTATCTAACCTTATCTGATGTCAcgtgtatttgactgtatttgaATAAATGCAACCTTAATTTCTCTGAATATATGGGTATTCAAAATAATTGTATTTCAGTGCATTTAAATATATAACGGAGCTgtgtattttattatatttatataccaATATATCCTCTCTTTTTTTTACTGTATTCAAGCTCTGATCAGCAAGGTTGCCTTCGGCGTCGCAAAGTTGAATGTATTCGACTGTATTTCAACAAAATTTGAGAtgcaaaatttcaaatacactgtcataaaaaatataaaaaatcagATACACTATATTTACTTCAAAAAGTTGTATacaaacatatgtatatagatcattcaaacaacatatacagtcaaatacatctaGTTTTGATCTGAGAAAAACTATGCATATAGAGAAAAATATAACGGATACACTCAGATATAATATAGTACAACATATGTATATCGAGAAAAAAATAACGAATACATTCTAATACACTCAGATCTAAGATACAACAAGGAGAAGAAGCCATGAATTCCGGTATCCGTCTAGATCTGAGAAGCTTTCCTCTCTGAGGCTTCTTCTAGTTTCCTCAACCTTTCTATAAGTTCCTCACTTTTTTCTTTGGGTTTTGGACTGAAGAACAAGAAATTGAGAAGAGAGAGGACAGAGATTATATATGCTCAAATCTGAGAAAATTTGTTCCAAATCTGGCCGACATGGTCGCCGGAAGTTATATATGTTACCGATTTAACTTCTCCGACATGAACTCTGTATCCGATGGTGGAGACTGTACTAGATTCATGTCGCCCGCGATGAATGAAAACCCTCTAACCACCGGAATTGGATTAAACTAGAGATGGAGAATTGACGCAGTTTATTTCTCCGCGCGGGAATTCTGTTTCCTGTGGTAGCGGAGGCAATACTATTTAGCTGAAGGAGAGAGACAGAGGGAGCTGTGTGTGAGAATGAAATAATTGATAGTATGTTTTGTCCTTGTATATTTctactatttagaagagtgagttttGCTCACTCTTCGTCGTCCGTCGTGGGCCctccataaattaaaaaaaaaatttgggccccccataaataaataaataaaaaaagaaattccCCTCCCCTccaatattaaacaggcccacaagaataaaaaataaaaaatttgggcCCCCCATAAAAAGTGGAACtcatcacatccaaactcacggaaaaaaaaagtggatcctatattaacaaaatcaagcaatattaaaaaaaaaagtgaatcccgtattaaaaaaataaacaatgttaaaaaaataattgtgggtcccatattaaacaccatgcgtatccgtagcaaacactaatataataaaattttaaatacgggggccccatattaaacaccatgcgtatccgtaacaaacactaatataataaagttttaaatacggagcacaaactacaattttatattaatcgtgttttgaacataatatcccatattgacaaaatcaagttattatgttcactaaatatacttaaaatatttatattttaaaataagatagaatttaatgcaaaagacaacatgacaagtaaaatgagctaaaccgataatatttaccaacaattaaaaaatagtatttcttcgtttagatagaaaatcaatttctacaacaagtcttctcttttaaaaaatattaataaatttgtcgattttgtattcgtagcaaacattaatataataaaattttagatacggagcacaaactacaatgttatattaatcatgttttaaacataacatatactctatatattaaacaacaactaatatttaaaaaaaattgtgggccccatattaaataccaaccagtattataaaaaaaaaagtgaatcccatatttaaaaaacaaacaatgttaaaaaaaaaagtgggccccatattaaacaacatgcgtattcgtagcaaacactaatataataaagttttagatacggagcacaattacaatgttatatcaatcgtgttttgaacatagtacatataaaaaaaaaaaattgggccccatattaaacaggcccataaaaaaaacaaaattgtaaaataaataaattgtgggccccttatttattaaacaaaaactaatatttaaaaaatgtgggccccatattaaacaccatccaatattaaaaaaaaaaagtggaacccaccacatccaaactcacgggaaaaaaaaagtgaaccccatattaacaaaatcaagtaatattaaaaaaaagaaaagtgaatcccatattaaaaaaataaacaatgttaaaaaaaattgtgggccccatattaaataccgtgcgtattcgtagcaaacactaatataataaagttttaaatacggagcacaaactacaatgttatattaatcgtgttttaaacatagatattgacaaaatcaagcaatatataaaaaaaaaatgaatcccatattaaaaaaataaacaatgtcaaaaaaaaaaaaagtgcagactttgtattcttagcaaacactaatataataaaggtttagatacggagcacaaattataatgttatatcaatcgtgttttaaacatagtatatataaaaataaaaataaaaattgggccctatattaaacaggcccattaaaaaaaattgtaaaaaaaaattgtgagtcctatatatattaaacaacaactaatattaaaaaaaaaattgagccccatattaaataccatccaatattaaaaaaaaaagtggaacctatcacatccaaactcacgggaaaaaaaaagtgaaccccatattaacaaaatcaagcaatattaaaaaaaataaaattgtgggccccatattaaacaccgtgcgtatacgtagcaaacactaatataataaagttttaaatacagagcacaaattacgatgttatattaatcgtgttttgaacatagtatcccacattgacaaaatcaagcaatatatatatataaagaatccacattgtgggcctcatattaaacaccattcagtattaaaaaaaaagtggaacccaccacatccaaactcacggaaaaagaaagtggaccccatattaacaaaatcaagcaatattgaaaaaagtgaatcccatatttaaaaaacaaacaatgttaaaaaaaaatatgggccccatattaaacaccatgcgtattcctagcaaacactaatataataaagttttaaatacgaagtacaaattacaatgttatattaatcgtgttttgaacatagtatcccatattgacaaaatcaagttattatgttcactaaatatacttaaaatatttatattttaaaataagatagaatttaatgcaaaagacaacatgacaagtaaaatgagctaaatcgagaatatttaccaacaattaaaaaatagtatttcttcgtttagataAAAATCAATTTGtacaacaagtcttctcttttaaaaaatattaataaatttgccgattttgtattcgtagcaaacattaatataataaaattttagatacggaacacaaactacaatgttatattaatcatgttttaaacataacatatactatatatatatatatatatataatcactattcaaagacaactatatacacatagatgcactataatctaaagtttTGGGCCCGTGCTGCCGTCTAGTGAATACATAATAATTAGCTATGGTAGTTAATTAAATACATAATATAGCAATATTAGGTAATTAATTTAAAGTGTAGGTATGCCAAAGTAAATTTTCCATAAATTAAAGGCCACCTGAAATAGGGGCATTTGTGGGAATAACCCAGCCCACTTTTGGAGATACGCACAAAGCCCAAACCCGAATCAGCAAGACAGGCGTGCTGTTTACGGAAATCAAACCTTGCCGGATTCAAAGAGATTCATTCCAACTAGCATCTACTTCATTGTCCATCATCTCTTCCAATTTGGATCAGCATGGATTACGATTTCAGGAACAGACCTCCTTACGATACACAATTGCCCATGTACGGCAGACCATCAACTACCGCTCCACAGCCACATCCCATGTACGGTGGACATTATCCTAGGGTTGGTCAACACTCCGGTGGTCGGAACCCTCCTCTTCATCACGCGCCCTCTTCAAACTGTATGTATTTCCTCCATCTTTCATTGATCTGTTTACATGTCAATTTCCAACTAGGGGAATTTTGACTCTCTCACCTTTGCAGCTGGAATTGGCATCAGAGTTGCTATTAAACCCGAATATCGCATTACACCTCCGGTATATCTCTGTTCATCAACTTAATAGACATTTCTAGCTTTTGTATGTTGACTTactaggcgtttggccatagatttgtaatatttttcactttagttGGAGtggaagatggagttgtgtttggtcatatTCTTTTTTGGTATCTTGCAGCCTCAATTATCAACACAAGTGGGAGACATTCCACGAAGCACATTCAACTTTGATTTTGACCTTGAGAAAAGGATTTTGGCCGAAGCAGAAAAGGAAACCCAGAACTGGAGCACGCTAGGGCTGGAAAATCTTCCACCTAGAAGGCCAGAACAAACAAACACGGTACTTCCATTTTTTGTGATCTTGTTAACTGCAGTACTATAATCTACTTACACGAGTTTCTCATAGCGTAGCAAGTCCCCTATCTGAATGAAGGTGGAAGGTCACTGTAGGTTGATGGCCAGCGTAACATAAAAATTTCTAAATATGATGAAATCCTCTGAATTCTGATTTTTGTTGGAAGTTGGAACGTCCCAAAAATGCATACGGGAATGATTCTCCAGATTTGCTTCAGGCTTCTATGCATCCTTTAACTTTTCAAGCAATCCATTAAACTGTTACTAATATTCAAAAACAGATGTTCCGCTATTTCCTAGTCTGCTTCACACCAAAAGAGCATCTATTACTTAAAGCAAAACCCCTCTTCTGTAAATTATGATGAGTCAAACAGGCCTCCCAAGTGACAATCCATCCAAAGCAGGCAGCTTTGAGAGGAGCTTTAGACCTCCAGATGATCTTCCCTGGCTAATTAGATGTTCCTTGACCATTCTGCTCTGTTTGTAACAATTACTAACAGAGAACATTTTATCCTTGCCATTCACCCAAATCAATCCTCTGAATTCTGATTTTTGTTGGAAGTTGGAACGTCCCAAAAATGCATACGGGAATGATTCTCCAGATTTGCTTCAGGCTTCTATGCATCCTTTAACTTTTCAAGCAATCCATCAACTTGTTACTAATATTCAAAAACAGATGTTCCACTATTTCCTAGTCTGCTTCACACCAAAATAGCATCTATTACTTAAAGCAAAACCCCTCTTCTGTAAATTATGATGAGTCAAACAGACCTCCCAAGTGACAATCCATCCAAAGCTGGCAGCTTTGAGAGGAGCTTTAGACTTCCAGATGATCTTCCCTGGCTAATTAGATGTTCCTTGACCATTCTGCTTTGTTTGTAACAATTACTAACAGAGAACATTTTATCCTTGCCATTCACCCAAATCAATCCATCCTCCTTATTTTGATCAATTGATATAGAATCCAGCGGTTGAGTCAGAGTAAGTTGACAGAAGCTTCCAATTTCCAATCATTAAGGTTCCTTCTGAATGGAACTCAGAAACACAGCCATCATTAAGAACAAAACACCTGAATATATCTGGAAAACTGCTTCTCAAATCTGTATTCCTGATCCATTTATCTGTCCAAAATTTAATCCTGACTCCATTACCCACCCCTAATTTAGTATACTGTAAAAACCCATCCACATCCCAACAATGCCTCTCCAAACTCCCAGGGCTGCTTTCAATTGTGAAGGATATTGTTTCCAACCATCCTTCTTGCCATAAACAGCATTTATGAGTTTTTTCCAGACTTAATCACCACCTCTATTATATCTCCATAGCATTTAATAATAAGCTCTTAGTTATGTAATTTCAGATTTCTCACTCCCtaacctccttttttttttttttttttttttttaaaaaccacTTGCTACTTTGATAAATGAATCTTCCTTGTTATTAGCATTACCATCCTATAAGAACTCATTCCTAATGGAATTCAATTTCTTATCTACTGCTGCAGGCATAGGAAACAACTTGCATTGTATAAGTTGGCATTTCATTCAGCACATTACTAACTAGGATAAGAGGGTGTTTGGCtaggcttataagttggtcaaactgGCTTA
The nucleotide sequence above comes from Lycium barbarum isolate Lr01 chromosome 3, ASM1917538v2, whole genome shotgun sequence. Encoded proteins:
- the LOC132632015 gene encoding uncharacterized protein LOC132632015, yielding MDYDFRNRPPYDTQLPMYGRPSTTAPQPHPMYGGHYPRVGQHSGGRNPPLHHAPSSNSGIGIRVAIKPEYRITPPPQLSTQVGDIPRSTFNFDFDLEKRILAEAEKETQNWSTLGLENLPPRRPEQTNTGFTGDPVLSKYTTSGFNREAVALAVANYGDNPIKVKEFAEGYTLLKEMGFSSNSVADALLMNENDKDKAAAQLLGSSS